Proteins co-encoded in one Medicago truncatula cultivar Jemalong A17 chromosome 8, MtrunA17r5.0-ANR, whole genome shotgun sequence genomic window:
- the LOC25480581 gene encoding probable glutathione S-transferase parC translates to MAEELILLDEWLSMFGMRARIALAEKGIKYEYKEEDLENKSQMLLKMNPIHKKIPVLIHKGKPISESIIIVEYIDEVWKDKVPFLPSDPYQKAQAKFWADFVNKKVGDVGGRIWAGKRDEIELAKKELIEGLKELENVLGDKPYFGGDTFGFVDIALIPFYSWFYTYEKLCNFKVEEECEKLIVWAKRCKQRDSVSKSVADEKEVYEFVVNYRMRFELD, encoded by the exons ATGGCAGAAGAGTTGATATTATTGGATGAATGGCTTAGTATGTTTGGTATGAGAGCAAGGATAGCATTGGCTGAAAAAGGCATAAAGTATGAGTACAAGGAAGAAGATCTTGAAAACAAGAGCCAAATGCTTTTGAAAATGAACCCAATTCACAAGAAGATTCCTGTTCTTATCCATAAGGGAAAACCAATTTCTGAGTCCatcattattgttgaatatattgaTGAGGTTTGGAAGGATAAGGTCCCATTTCTACCCTCTGATCCTTATCAGAAAGCTCAAGCCAAGTTTTGGGCTGATTTTGTCAACAAGAAG gTTGGTGATGTTGGAGGAAGGATATGGGCTGGAAAGAGAGATGAGATTGAATTGGCAAAGAAGGAGTTGATTGAAGGCTTAAAGGAATTAGAGAATGTGCTTGGAGACAAACCTTATTTTGGTGGTGACACATTTGGGTTTGTTGACATTGCTTTGATCCCTTTCTATAGTTGGTTTTATACTTATGAGAAATTATGCAACTTCAAAGTTGAGGAAGAGTGTGAAAAGCTGATTGTTTGGGCAAAGAGATGCAAGCAAAGAGATAGTGTTTCCAAATCTGTTGCGGATGAGAAAGAAGTGTATGAATTTGTTGTTAACTATAGGATGAGATTTGAGTTGGACTGA